Proteins encoded by one window of Candidatus Sumerlaea chitinivorans:
- a CDS encoding Response regulator of zinc sigma-54-dependent two-component system, with protein MKRGNLQEDASAVSAKKLLLVEDHEESLRGLEAAFSREKYEILTASSSKQAVEVIERTELDVVVSDLRLPDGTALDILRAAQMQELPPRVIIITAFGTIESAVEAMRDGAYDYLTKPVNIHELRVKVAKAIEVVALQRENRALRRALDGQSCFEGLLGASKEMKEVFEKIRTIADTRATVLIEGESGTGKELVARAIHKASSRRDKPFIPIHCAALSENLIESELFGYEKGAFTGAATRKQGLFELADGGTVLLDEVSEIPLATQVKLLRVLETREFLRVGGVEPVQVDVRVVAATNRSLAEEVEEGRFREDLFYRLNVVRIELPPLRMRQEDIPLLIEHFLRVFEKEHGRPRLQLSPQALQKLVEYPWPGNVRQLRNVIENLVLFARGETIDVQDLPSEFLAPPKDPITLDLGMPLDLLERKAIERTLIATGGNRSRAAELLGISRRTLLRKIKELGLEG; from the coding sequence ATGAAGCGTGGCAATCTACAGGAGGATGCAAGCGCAGTGTCCGCGAAAAAACTGCTTCTGGTGGAAGATCACGAAGAAAGTCTGCGAGGCCTTGAGGCTGCATTTTCTCGTGAGAAATACGAAATTCTAACTGCCTCATCGAGCAAGCAAGCGGTTGAGGTCATTGAGCGGACGGAGCTGGACGTGGTTGTATCGGATTTGCGTCTGCCTGATGGCACTGCTCTCGATATCTTGCGGGCTGCACAAATGCAGGAGTTGCCCCCACGTGTGATAATCATAACCGCATTCGGAACGATCGAGTCGGCAGTCGAGGCCATGCGAGATGGGGCATATGACTATCTAACCAAACCAGTGAACATCCATGAGCTCAGAGTCAAAGTGGCCAAGGCGATAGAGGTTGTCGCGCTACAGCGCGAAAATCGGGCGCTTCGTCGCGCCTTAGATGGACAGTCCTGCTTCGAGGGACTTCTTGGCGCTTCAAAAGAAATGAAAGAGGTCTTCGAAAAGATTCGGACCATTGCCGACACCCGTGCAACTGTCCTCATCGAAGGGGAGAGTGGGACCGGTAAGGAGCTCGTGGCGCGGGCGATTCATAAGGCATCAAGCCGACGCGACAAGCCGTTCATTCCCATTCATTGTGCGGCATTGTCTGAGAATCTGATCGAAAGCGAGCTCTTTGGTTACGAAAAAGGCGCTTTCACTGGGGCGGCCACTCGCAAGCAAGGGCTCTTTGAATTAGCCGACGGAGGCACCGTGCTCTTGGACGAAGTCTCTGAGATCCCCCTCGCAACCCAAGTTAAACTGCTGCGTGTGCTCGAGACACGCGAATTCTTACGAGTGGGGGGTGTCGAGCCAGTTCAAGTAGATGTGCGCGTGGTGGCAGCTACAAACCGCAGCCTTGCGGAAGAGGTTGAAGAAGGTCGCTTTCGCGAAGATCTTTTTTATCGCCTGAATGTGGTGCGCATCGAGCTTCCACCTTTGCGGATGCGCCAAGAGGATATCCCGCTGCTAATCGAGCACTTTTTGCGTGTATTTGAAAAAGAGCATGGACGTCCCCGATTACAGCTTAGTCCGCAAGCATTGCAGAAATTGGTGGAGTATCCGTGGCCCGGCAATGTTCGGCAACTGCGCAACGTGATCGAGAATCTTGTTCTGTTTGCGCGGGGGGAGACGATCGATGTCCAAGATCTCCCCTCTGAGTTTTTGGCGCCCCCCAAAGACCCAATCACGCTGGATCTCGGCATGCCCCTTGATCTTCTCGAACGGAAAGCAATTGAAAGGACTCTTATTGCGACCGGCGGCAATCGAAGTCGCGCTGCCGAATTGCTTGGGATCTCCCGCCGCACGCTTCTTCGAAAAATCAAGGAATTAGGATTGGAAGGTTAG
- a CDS encoding two-component sensor histidine kinase, with protein sequence MVAVFLIFAGGNYYIDLLQKRNVQLAVELAQEQARKLSRDILELLSSERANSLGAQEVKEKLRPLTQIVLRQNRHILWAGIFDPETGNYVVEQTSEDSQTFVTKSVGDNAYRAELATQGGRAPIEVSVRTTPRASEGQEVRQVIEHNGKRVGEIHLRIADSPGFQKIEATSSQISRALLAECLFLLVFLGAVFWVVWRLVSRHVALVERHAALDRMAYVGTLASGLAHEIRNPLNAMSLNLEVIREELSESVRGDVSRPLMLLERIQKEVSHLNRILTNFLDFALPTRESITRFSLRGLVEELLEVHSSELAQHEIRCELDAPSDTWIEADRRLVYQALRNVLVNAIEAVKDRIQRHIMIEIESEGSEFIRIKVSDTGPGISPENRERIFDVFFSTRKGGTGLGLAITKKIVEEHGGSIRAQEANGGGAQIMIELPRDTLRVLSQNGSL encoded by the coding sequence TTGGTAGCCGTTTTCCTGATTTTTGCCGGAGGAAACTACTACATTGACTTGCTTCAAAAGCGCAATGTCCAACTCGCTGTGGAACTCGCCCAAGAACAAGCGAGGAAACTCTCGCGAGATATCTTGGAGCTCTTGAGTAGCGAGCGAGCCAACAGTCTGGGAGCGCAAGAGGTCAAGGAGAAGCTTCGGCCACTTACGCAAATCGTTCTTCGCCAAAACCGTCACATTCTTTGGGCCGGGATTTTTGATCCAGAGACGGGGAATTATGTGGTCGAGCAAACGAGTGAGGACAGTCAGACCTTTGTGACCAAATCTGTGGGTGACAATGCCTACCGCGCAGAGCTGGCAACGCAAGGAGGGCGAGCCCCTATTGAGGTCTCTGTACGAACGACCCCTCGCGCTAGTGAGGGCCAAGAAGTTCGGCAAGTGATCGAACACAACGGAAAACGTGTTGGTGAGATTCATTTGCGGATTGCCGACTCTCCTGGATTTCAGAAAATCGAAGCGACAAGCTCCCAAATTTCCCGAGCATTACTCGCAGAATGCCTGTTCTTGCTTGTCTTCCTTGGTGCGGTGTTTTGGGTTGTCTGGCGTCTCGTGTCCCGTCATGTAGCGCTGGTAGAGCGTCACGCCGCGCTTGACCGAATGGCGTACGTCGGAACTTTGGCCTCTGGCTTGGCCCATGAAATACGAAACCCTCTCAATGCGATGAGTTTAAATCTGGAAGTGATTCGAGAGGAACTAAGCGAGTCGGTAAGGGGGGATGTGTCGCGTCCGCTCATGCTTTTGGAGCGCATACAAAAAGAGGTCTCACACCTCAATCGCATTCTCACCAACTTCCTCGATTTTGCGCTTCCTACTCGAGAAAGTATCACACGCTTTTCCTTGCGCGGTCTGGTGGAAGAACTGCTGGAGGTGCACTCTTCTGAGCTCGCGCAGCACGAGATTCGGTGCGAGCTCGACGCACCTTCTGATACGTGGATTGAAGCTGATCGACGGCTCGTCTATCAGGCTCTGCGAAATGTATTAGTAAATGCCATCGAAGCTGTAAAAGACAGGATTCAGCGCCACATCATGATCGAAATTGAGTCCGAAGGCAGTGAGTTCATCCGAATCAAAGTTTCCGATACTGGCCCCGGTATTTCACCCGAAAACCGTGAAAGGATTTTCGACGTATTCTTTTCGACCCGTAAAGGGGGTACTGGCTTGGGATTAGCAATCACAAAGAAGATTGTTGAAGAACATGGCGGAAGCATTCGTGCTCAGGAAGCGAACGGCGGTGGGGCTCAAATCATGATCGAACTACCGCGCGACACCCTACGAGTTTTATCTCAAAACGGTTCACTCTAA
- a CDS encoding UDP-glucose 4-epimerase produces the protein MTGVAGFIGSSLAEELIRQGHEVVGVDSFVPYYPRAIKEANLHWLRTQRAFRLIENDIVTLFADESAEGFKLLEGVDVVFHQAAQAGVRASWGTYFESYCHNNVLATQKLLEACKGREGLKFVYASSSSVYGETGKFPMEEDDLPVPVSPYGVTKLAAEHLVRLYTANYGLHTVSLRYFTVYGPRQRPDMAFHRIIRAALTGSEFVLFGTGEQTRDFTYISDIVAANIAAAQNGQPGGVYNLGGGSQVSMNQVISLIEEITQRKLNVRRASRERGDVTHTGASVERARRDLNFSPKVSLREGLETEVCYIRDVVLPLGV, from the coding sequence GTGACCGGCGTTGCCGGATTTATTGGATCCTCCTTAGCCGAAGAGCTGATTCGGCAGGGACACGAAGTTGTTGGTGTTGACAGTTTTGTTCCTTACTACCCGCGGGCGATAAAAGAAGCGAATCTGCATTGGCTGCGCACCCAGCGTGCTTTCCGGCTGATCGAAAACGACATTGTGACCCTTTTTGCAGATGAGAGCGCTGAGGGATTCAAGCTCCTCGAAGGGGTTGACGTGGTCTTTCACCAAGCCGCCCAAGCTGGGGTCCGCGCAAGTTGGGGAACGTACTTTGAAAGCTATTGCCACAACAATGTTCTAGCGACCCAAAAACTGCTCGAGGCGTGCAAGGGACGTGAGGGACTAAAGTTTGTGTATGCTTCGTCTTCCTCTGTTTATGGAGAAACGGGAAAGTTTCCCATGGAAGAGGATGACCTCCCGGTTCCAGTTTCGCCCTACGGCGTCACGAAGTTGGCGGCGGAACACCTAGTGCGTCTTTATACAGCAAACTATGGATTGCACACCGTAAGCTTGCGTTATTTTACCGTATACGGTCCGCGCCAACGTCCTGACATGGCATTTCATCGAATCATTCGCGCAGCCCTGACTGGATCCGAATTTGTGCTTTTTGGGACAGGCGAGCAAACCCGTGATTTTACCTACATTTCCGATATTGTGGCGGCGAATATCGCTGCGGCCCAGAACGGCCAGCCCGGCGGGGTTTACAATTTGGGTGGTGGCTCCCAAGTCTCAATGAATCAAGTGATCTCGCTGATTGAAGAAATCACCCAACGAAAGCTGAATGTCCGCAGGGCTTCCCGAGAACGTGGCGATGTTACCCATACTGGGGCTTCGGTGGAACGTGCGCGCAGGGATTTAAACTTTAGCCCAAAAGTCTCGCTCAGGGAGGGTCTGGAAACCGAAGTTTGTTACATTCGCGATGTGGTCCTGCCGTTGGGAGTTTAG
- a CDS encoding Type IV fimbrial assembly protein PilC has product MPEYTYEALDKSGRQVKGIIEASSEEVIIEKLRNMGYYPLSVKLHKGKATQVDILALPGLRNIFHRIKRKHVTTFTRQLATLIDAGLPIMRSLKILEEQVESVVFKDKIAQIARDIESGSTLSDALAKHPKVFDSLYVNMVRAGEMGGVLEAILNKIADFLEKRQAIMGKIRSAMMYPVIVSVLATGIVAFILLFIMPKFKEIFDQLGAELPWLTQVLIDASFILANYWYWVIACLIVIYFILKKINQTREGKYVFDVIKLKLPVFGELFRKTAIVRFAGTLATLITSGVPILQALDIVRETSGNEVVTRAMDEVYESVKEGETIHEPLSRCPVFPPLVVHMVAVGEETGAIDQMLNKVAEAYEREVDDMVNAMASLLEPLMIVFLGVIVGVIVVALYLPLFTLPKVVGKD; this is encoded by the coding sequence ATGCCTGAATATACGTACGAAGCCCTCGACAAGAGTGGCCGACAAGTGAAGGGAATTATCGAGGCAAGCAGCGAAGAGGTCATTATCGAAAAGCTGCGCAACATGGGCTATTACCCCCTGAGCGTCAAGCTCCATAAGGGGAAGGCCACGCAAGTCGACATCCTCGCCCTCCCGGGCTTGCGGAATATCTTCCACAGGATCAAACGCAAGCACGTCACAACTTTTACCCGGCAGCTTGCGACCCTGATTGACGCCGGTCTTCCAATCATGCGCTCGCTCAAGATTTTGGAAGAACAGGTTGAGTCGGTCGTCTTCAAAGACAAAATCGCCCAAATCGCTCGAGACATTGAAAGTGGCTCGACCCTCTCCGATGCCCTTGCGAAGCACCCGAAAGTCTTCGACAGCTTGTACGTCAACATGGTGCGAGCTGGTGAAATGGGTGGTGTGCTGGAAGCCATTCTAAACAAGATCGCCGACTTCCTCGAAAAGCGTCAGGCGATCATGGGAAAAATCCGATCCGCTATGATGTACCCGGTGATCGTGTCGGTGCTCGCTACGGGCATCGTCGCGTTCATCTTATTGTTCATCATGCCCAAGTTTAAAGAGATTTTCGATCAGCTTGGCGCGGAACTGCCTTGGCTCACGCAGGTCCTGATCGACGCAAGCTTTATCCTGGCGAACTACTGGTATTGGGTGATTGCGTGCCTGATTGTGATTTACTTCATTCTGAAGAAAATTAACCAGACACGAGAGGGAAAATACGTTTTTGATGTGATCAAACTCAAGCTCCCCGTTTTCGGCGAGCTTTTCCGTAAAACCGCAATCGTGCGTTTTGCGGGTACACTCGCAACCCTAATCACCTCCGGCGTTCCAATTCTTCAGGCCCTTGATATCGTGCGAGAGACAAGTGGTAACGAGGTCGTCACCCGTGCAATGGACGAGGTTTACGAATCCGTGAAAGAGGGGGAAACTATCCATGAACCCCTCAGCCGGTGCCCAGTATTTCCGCCCCTCGTCGTCCACATGGTGGCGGTGGGTGAAGAGACCGGAGCTATTGACCAAATGCTGAACAAAGTCGCCGAAGCCTACGAGCGCGAAGTGGACGACATGGTCAATGCGATGGCGTCTCTGCTGGAGCCGCTCATGATCGTTTTCCTTGGCGTGATCGTGGGTGTTATCGTCGTTGCTCTCTACTTGCCATTGTTCACGCTGCCGAAGGTCGTGGGCAAAGACTAA
- a CDS encoding UDP-4-amino-4-deoxy-L-arabinose--oxoglutarate aminotransferase yields MSGQIPFVDLYPQYEELRSEIDAALATALRTSSFIGGTPVSEFESALAQSVGVRHACGVSSATAALWMTLKALGVGPGDEVITTPLTAFPTVEAVLLNGARVVFADIEPDTFQISPAAIEARITSRTKAILPVHLYGIPVNLPRILEIAGKHGIPVVEDCAQAQGAEINGKRVGSMGVAGCFSFFPSKNLGAWGDGGAVASDNEDLVRFVRMFSNHGHLEKYTHEIVGANERLDALHAAILRVKLTKLDEWNARRRQIAAIYEQELADVPEVVLPRTYPNTVPVWHLYVIRAKDRDNLAKHLKGRNIGTGLHYPLPMHLQPAMGGRDREGECPIAETACKEILSLPMYPHLKAEQVVAVARAIREFYGRDS; encoded by the coding sequence ATGTCCGGTCAAATACCATTCGTCGACCTTTACCCCCAATACGAGGAGCTTCGATCTGAGATTGACGCGGCTCTTGCCACGGCTCTTCGGACTTCATCTTTTATCGGCGGGACACCTGTCTCAGAGTTTGAATCTGCGTTGGCACAGTCCGTGGGAGTGCGTCACGCATGCGGTGTTTCGAGTGCTACTGCAGCATTATGGATGACGCTGAAAGCATTGGGAGTGGGTCCGGGAGACGAGGTCATTACGACGCCCCTGACCGCGTTTCCTACCGTCGAAGCTGTTCTCCTGAATGGGGCGAGAGTAGTGTTTGCCGATATTGAGCCAGATACGTTTCAGATCTCACCCGCGGCAATCGAAGCGAGAATCACCTCACGCACCAAGGCGATTCTTCCGGTTCATCTGTATGGCATTCCTGTCAATCTCCCAAGAATACTTGAAATTGCCGGCAAGCACGGCATTCCAGTGGTGGAAGATTGCGCCCAAGCGCAAGGAGCCGAAATCAACGGCAAGCGAGTGGGGAGCATGGGTGTTGCGGGATGTTTTTCTTTCTTTCCGTCTAAGAACCTCGGGGCTTGGGGAGACGGCGGCGCAGTGGCATCGGATAACGAGGATCTCGTGCGCTTTGTCCGCATGTTTTCGAATCATGGGCACCTTGAAAAGTACACCCATGAAATTGTCGGGGCGAACGAGCGATTGGATGCGCTTCACGCTGCCATTCTGCGAGTGAAGCTCACAAAGCTTGATGAATGGAATGCCCGCCGACGTCAGATCGCGGCGATTTATGAGCAGGAGCTTGCCGATGTACCAGAGGTGGTTTTGCCACGGACTTACCCAAATACTGTTCCTGTGTGGCACCTCTACGTCATACGTGCCAAAGATCGCGATAATCTCGCGAAACATCTAAAGGGACGGAACATAGGGACAGGTCTGCACTATCCCCTACCGATGCATCTCCAGCCCGCCATGGGAGGTCGTGACAGAGAAGGCGAATGCCCAATTGCAGAAACGGCATGTAAAGAAATTCTGTCGTTGCCAATGTACCCGCACCTAAAGGCCGAGCAAGTGGTTGCGGTTGCCCGTGCAATTCGTGAGTTCTATGGGAGAGATTCATAA
- a CDS encoding Glycosyl transferase, family 2 gives MMCENPEISVVIPCYNEEENIEPLIGELRAALEPLGRSYEIIYVDDCSTDGSLKKLLEIAKTFPALRVLRHKKNLGESAAILSGYEHARGSIVFSMDGDLQNDPADIPKFLDALSDCDAVCGVRAQRRDTWVKRLSSRIANGVRGWVLKDNIHDAGCTYRAIRREALTQLIAFRGLHRFIPTLLRIHGFRVREIEVNHRPRTRGVSKYGIGNRLWVGIHDMVGIHWYRKRHFPPHRVEEIR, from the coding sequence ATGATGTGTGAAAATCCCGAGATCTCCGTAGTCATTCCGTGCTACAACGAGGAGGAAAACATCGAGCCATTAATTGGTGAGCTTCGAGCCGCACTTGAGCCTCTTGGTCGTAGCTACGAAATCATCTACGTAGACGACTGCAGCACCGATGGATCACTTAAAAAACTGCTGGAAATCGCCAAGACGTTTCCGGCGTTACGAGTGCTAAGGCATAAGAAGAATCTCGGGGAAAGTGCAGCTATCTTGTCGGGATACGAACACGCGCGCGGCAGCATCGTGTTCTCGATGGACGGGGACCTACAGAATGACCCCGCAGACATCCCTAAGTTCCTTGACGCCCTCTCAGACTGCGACGCGGTGTGTGGCGTTCGGGCCCAACGGCGGGATACTTGGGTTAAGCGTTTGTCTTCACGGATTGCAAATGGAGTTCGTGGTTGGGTACTGAAGGATAACATCCACGATGCCGGATGTACTTACCGGGCAATCCGACGTGAAGCTCTCACCCAGCTTATTGCTTTTCGGGGACTCCATCGCTTTATTCCGACTCTTCTGCGAATTCACGGTTTTCGCGTCCGTGAAATCGAGGTTAACCATCGGCCCCGGACGCGGGGCGTCTCCAAATACGGAATCGGAAATCGTTTGTGGGTAGGAATCCACGACATGGTGGGCATTCATTGGTACCGCAAACGCCATTTCCCACCCCACCGTGTTGAGGAGATTCGTTAG
- a CDS encoding putative membrane protein — protein sequence MLTIFGTVAFFASLPSVREFFSIEHLRRDFQERGLTGYLIFISVGGLAVGLGIPRLWVSAIAGGLYGAVLGSTLGQIASMIGAVITFYIARILLRDIVLRRMPARMRIWYQRFNENGFRWLFYIRLFPIANATVTNLVGGISQVTFLQFLLATFLGYLPETIIFAVFGSSAAKKDYVQFAVAAVCLVLFIVGERLYQRYRKLRGGQDAGDEDAE from the coding sequence GTGCTAACCATATTTGGGACCGTTGCATTTTTCGCAAGCCTTCCCTCTGTCCGGGAGTTTTTCAGCATTGAGCATCTTCGGCGCGATTTTCAGGAACGCGGGTTAACTGGGTATTTGATTTTTATCTCAGTCGGCGGGCTTGCAGTTGGGTTAGGAATTCCTCGGCTTTGGGTGAGCGCCATTGCTGGTGGCCTTTACGGCGCAGTTTTAGGGAGCACACTTGGCCAGATCGCGTCCATGATCGGAGCGGTGATCACCTTTTACATCGCACGAATTCTTCTGCGCGACATCGTCCTCAGACGGATGCCAGCACGAATGCGAATCTGGTATCAGCGTTTCAATGAAAACGGTTTCCGGTGGCTCTTCTATATTCGTTTGTTCCCAATTGCAAATGCGACCGTCACCAATCTCGTGGGCGGAATCTCTCAGGTGACCTTTCTGCAGTTCTTGCTGGCTACGTTTCTTGGGTATTTGCCTGAAACCATCATTTTTGCAGTTTTTGGAAGTTCAGCAGCAAAGAAGGATTACGTGCAGTTTGCGGTTGCAGCCGTGTGCTTAGTACTTTTTATCGTTGGCGAGCGCTTATACCAGCGCTATCGGAAACTTCGCGGCGGCCAAGATGCTGGGGATGAGGACGCTGAGTGA
- a CDS encoding putative oxidoreductase produces MTNREIRFAIVGCGLMGERHAQILQATPGARVTCIFDQDLERARKVAGDLPVCKDYEEVLRREDVDAVVLALPSFLHVPYGIEAARHGKHVVTEKPIALDVDSGRNLIDTCRAAHVLCAVISQNRFADGNTALKRALVTGDFGKPVLVRGSVKWFRHDPYYTESDWRGRISGEGGGVLMNQATHTLDLLLWMFGYPNAVCGLTANTRPVLETEDVGVALFRFPGDIIGTFEATTSAYPGFAERVEVHGQQASCIVEKGEIIYWEHSAKLPKPNPPEFTPPTPNLEPRYVLFQRQYRNIIAAIQGEEELLVKPEEALAVVAVTRAIYENQAETIPRPLTLTEPG; encoded by the coding sequence ATGACGAACCGAGAGATTCGATTTGCAATCGTAGGTTGTGGTTTGATGGGTGAGCGACACGCTCAAATCCTTCAAGCCACGCCGGGCGCCAGAGTCACATGCATTTTTGATCAGGACTTAGAACGCGCACGTAAAGTCGCGGGTGACTTGCCAGTCTGCAAGGATTACGAAGAAGTTCTGAGGCGAGAGGATGTGGACGCGGTGGTATTGGCATTGCCCAGCTTCCTTCATGTCCCTTACGGCATCGAAGCCGCCCGTCACGGGAAACATGTCGTGACGGAGAAGCCCATCGCACTTGATGTGGATTCAGGCAGAAACCTTATCGATACATGCCGAGCTGCACACGTGCTATGCGCCGTTATCAGCCAGAATCGCTTTGCAGACGGAAACACTGCTCTGAAGCGAGCATTAGTCACTGGAGACTTTGGTAAGCCAGTGCTTGTGCGGGGCTCAGTAAAGTGGTTCCGGCATGATCCCTACTACACGGAAAGTGACTGGAGAGGGCGAATCTCCGGGGAGGGCGGTGGCGTGCTCATGAACCAAGCTACCCATACGCTCGACCTTCTCCTGTGGATGTTCGGGTACCCTAACGCCGTCTGTGGGCTAACGGCGAATACGCGACCTGTGCTTGAAACGGAGGATGTGGGCGTTGCTCTTTTCCGCTTCCCCGGCGATATTATTGGGACGTTTGAGGCAACGACCTCAGCATATCCGGGATTTGCGGAACGTGTTGAGGTGCACGGTCAGCAAGCCTCCTGCATTGTGGAAAAGGGTGAAATCATCTACTGGGAGCACTCCGCAAAGCTCCCAAAACCGAATCCGCCTGAGTTTACTCCTCCGACTCCGAATCTCGAGCCACGATACGTGCTTTTTCAACGGCAATACCGTAACATCATCGCAGCAATCCAAGGCGAAGAAGAGCTTCTTGTAAAACCAGAAGAAGCCTTGGCGGTCGTGGCAGTGACTCGAGCGATCTACGAGAATCAGGCTGAAACTATCCCGCGTCCGTTAACACTAACCGAACCCGGATGA
- a CDS encoding Putative inner membrane protein, whose amino-acid sequence MLTDTKRSEVGQRYGVAHYALALSSLVIALALVVTHLTHNGLWIDEIYTLHAIHLPWGEMVLERLKRGHLPLYFALMKAWIALAGTVNEVVLRLPSVAFWLFAVASYWPLARRVHRTETAALALTLFALNGLALRQAVEARMYDLVLLVAVWLARSYLTLLEKPHQRRWKNAFVLIALTGFFISSSLSFLLGALVYDAWRRRRSAPHLLRLLIVTWLMLAAVSVVPTLLHVSSRDRTEIAHVPPAALFLHLNTFFSGVLGVDDYYAHGPFLRVVVACGAILTVWLLWKLWNLRRSLPMPVEVAARVSLLPLAVMVATWLLDEATDLGIAVHGPARYLISLLPFASLLVAWLLEQACPTPKCLLVVHSMIALLLLCDAVGAMRIRVESPRELLQFRLANRYETGDAVVVVPDQAKEAVELYAPNARVEMTFDRALTDETTLRQKLLQFADRERLFLVWLHGKQSPAVQVADLLFGQGISSSPKSRRGERRIFLYYPRKALNQVSETLPTSASE is encoded by the coding sequence ATGCTTACTGACACTAAACGAAGTGAAGTTGGCCAAAGATACGGCGTAGCTCATTATGCACTTGCACTGTCTTCGCTCGTGATCGCTCTCGCCCTTGTTGTAACGCATCTCACCCATAACGGCCTATGGATTGATGAAATCTACACCCTCCACGCGATCCATCTCCCATGGGGCGAAATGGTGCTGGAGCGACTAAAGCGAGGCCACCTTCCGCTCTACTTCGCATTGATGAAGGCGTGGATCGCACTGGCCGGCACTGTAAATGAAGTTGTTCTTCGGCTACCCTCCGTGGCCTTCTGGCTTTTTGCAGTTGCCTCATATTGGCCGCTTGCTCGACGTGTCCATCGCACCGAGACCGCAGCCCTTGCTCTCACATTGTTTGCTCTCAACGGATTGGCTTTACGGCAAGCAGTCGAAGCCAGAATGTATGATCTTGTGCTGCTCGTGGCCGTCTGGTTGGCACGTAGCTACTTGACATTGCTCGAAAAGCCACATCAGCGACGTTGGAAAAACGCATTTGTACTCATCGCTCTCACGGGTTTTTTTATTTCCAGTTCGCTATCTTTTCTCTTGGGGGCTTTAGTCTATGATGCATGGCGACGAAGGAGGAGCGCGCCGCACCTCCTACGCCTGCTGATTGTCACGTGGCTGATGCTTGCCGCTGTCTCAGTGGTTCCAACACTTCTTCATGTTAGCAGTCGTGACCGAACAGAAATCGCACATGTTCCCCCCGCTGCTCTCTTTCTCCATCTCAATACTTTTTTCAGCGGCGTCCTCGGAGTCGACGATTACTATGCACATGGCCCTTTCCTTAGAGTGGTGGTGGCGTGTGGGGCTATTCTGACAGTTTGGCTTCTCTGGAAACTGTGGAACCTACGTCGCAGTTTACCGATGCCGGTGGAAGTAGCTGCCCGCGTCTCCCTCCTACCACTCGCGGTGATGGTTGCCACATGGCTCCTTGACGAAGCAACGGATTTAGGAATTGCCGTGCACGGCCCTGCCCGTTACTTGATTAGTTTATTGCCGTTTGCGAGTTTGCTTGTCGCATGGTTGCTCGAGCAAGCTTGCCCCACCCCAAAGTGTCTTCTCGTAGTACACAGCATGATTGCCCTCCTGCTTCTTTGTGATGCCGTGGGTGCCATGCGAATCCGCGTCGAATCACCTCGCGAACTCCTTCAGTTTCGTTTAGCTAATCGGTACGAGACCGGTGACGCAGTGGTTGTGGTGCCAGATCAGGCAAAGGAGGCTGTGGAACTCTACGCCCCAAATGCGAGAGTCGAAATGACTTTCGATCGCGCTCTGACAGATGAGACAACCTTGCGCCAGAAACTTCTGCAATTTGCAGATCGGGAACGTCTCTTCTTGGTGTGGCTACACGGCAAGCAATCTCCCGCGGTTCAGGTGGCGGATTTGCTCTTTGGGCAGGGAATTTCGTCTTCGCCAAAGTCGCGGCGCGGCGAACGACGCATCTTCTTGTATTACCCACGCAAAGCCTTAAATCAGGTCTCGGAAACCCTTCCCACCTCGGCCTCGGAGTGA